In the Aneurinibacillus soli genome, one interval contains:
- the xseA gene encoding exodeoxyribonuclease VII large subunit: protein MNESREIFSVKQLTRYIKDRIEFDDVLQNVWVQGELSNFVHHSRGHMYFTVKDEESKIKGVMFAGHNRYLKFLPKNGTRVLLRGSVSVYERDGQYQLYVKEMQPDGIGSLYLAYEQLKERLAQEGLFDPTHKRPLPAYPHTVGVITSPTGAAVRDIMTTIRRRYPLARVLLFPVAVQGERAVPSICHAIEEMNVRGDADVLIVGRGGGSIEELWAFNEEAVARSIYRSHIPVISAVGHETDVTIADFVADVRAATPTAAAELAVPHMDELRDRVVVLTRRLGSALRGEVRQMRVRLDKVQRSYVLRQPARQLIQHEQRLDRMCERLTNAMVRTAERRKARLERVQERLAAYSPATAVRRNQDGVAMLSARLVRAMQACLHTREQQLDRNLAKLDALSPLKVMRRGYSLVFRQDKKDAKLVTTIDGVQTGDALTVRLADGSLSCRVEGTEKRENT from the coding sequence GTGAACGAGAGCCGGGAGATTTTTTCAGTCAAGCAGCTTACACGCTATATTAAAGACCGGATTGAATTCGATGATGTACTGCAGAATGTGTGGGTGCAGGGTGAGCTTTCCAACTTTGTGCACCATTCACGCGGGCATATGTATTTTACGGTCAAAGATGAAGAAAGCAAAATCAAAGGCGTGATGTTTGCCGGACATAACCGGTATCTCAAGTTCCTTCCGAAAAACGGAACCCGGGTATTACTCCGTGGTTCCGTCTCTGTGTATGAGAGAGACGGGCAGTATCAGCTATATGTGAAAGAAATGCAGCCGGACGGAATCGGCAGTCTGTACCTGGCGTATGAGCAGCTCAAAGAACGGCTTGCGCAGGAAGGGTTGTTTGACCCTACACATAAACGTCCGCTTCCGGCTTATCCGCATACAGTTGGGGTCATTACATCTCCAACCGGGGCTGCGGTACGCGATATTATGACGACTATTCGGCGCAGGTATCCGCTTGCCCGCGTGCTGTTATTTCCAGTGGCTGTCCAGGGCGAGAGGGCAGTGCCATCGATTTGTCACGCTATTGAGGAAATGAACGTGCGCGGGGATGCGGATGTGTTAATTGTTGGACGTGGAGGCGGCTCGATTGAAGAATTATGGGCTTTTAATGAAGAAGCGGTAGCGCGTAGCATATATCGCTCCCATATTCCGGTTATTTCGGCTGTCGGACACGAAACGGATGTGACGATTGCGGATTTTGTAGCGGATGTGCGGGCTGCTACGCCGACAGCGGCGGCTGAACTGGCGGTTCCTCATATGGATGAGCTACGCGATCGGGTTGTGGTGCTGACCAGACGATTAGGAAGTGCGCTGCGCGGAGAAGTGCGGCAGATGCGTGTCCGACTTGACAAAGTGCAGCGTTCATACGTGCTGCGCCAGCCCGCCCGTCAGCTGATACAGCATGAGCAGCGGCTCGACCGGATGTGTGAGCGGCTTACGAATGCGATGGTTCGTACAGCGGAACGTCGAAAAGCCAGGCTTGAGAGGGTGCAGGAGAGGCTTGCGGCATACAGCCCTGCTACTGCTGTGCGTCGAAATCAGGATGGGGTGGCGATGTTATCTGCCCGTCTTGTTCGGGCGATGCAGGCTTGCTTACATACGAGAGAGCAGCAGCTTGACCGCAATCTTGCCAAACTTGATGCGCTCAGTCCGCTTAAAGTTATGCGGCGTGGCTATTCGCTTGTTTTCCGTCAGGATAAGAAAGATGCGAAGTTAGTGACAACGATTGATGGCGTACAGACAGGCGATGCGCTGACGGTTCGGCTTGCAGATGGATCGTTATCGTGTCGCGTAGAAGGAACGGAAAAGAGGGAGAACACATGA
- the xseB gene encoding exodeoxyribonuclease VII small subunit: protein MSKRKQAEVPFEEAMQKLEEVVGQLEAGDVPLETAIALFQEGMELSKLCSRKLSDVEQKIEMLLEQEGETTVVPFVLEGEDK from the coding sequence ATGAGCAAACGGAAGCAGGCGGAAGTGCCTTTTGAAGAAGCAATGCAAAAACTAGAAGAAGTTGTGGGGCAGCTCGAAGCAGGCGATGTACCGCTTGAGACGGCAATTGCCTTGTTCCAGGAAGGAATGGAGCTCTCGAAGCTGTGCAGCCGGAAATTATCTGATGTTGAACAAAAAATCGAGATGCTGCTTGAGCAGGAAGGCGAAACGACTGTCGTTCCGTTCGTACTGGAGGGAGAAGACAAGTGA
- a CDS encoding polyprenyl synthetase family protein — MRERAELVGARLIEEITNDAIPATLQEAMLYSLAAGGKRLRPILLLAVLEAFGKPQVLGMPAACAIEMIHTYSLIHDDLPGMDNDDLRRGRPTNHKVYGEATAILAGDALLTHAFETVCRTMEAGVPAARVVQIVQELSVFAGAQGMVGGQCADMEGENRSLTLEELQYIHRHKTGDLLVFCVRAGALLGDASAEQLDALTTYAERIGLAFQIQDDILDVVGDEAKIGKPVGSDEERQKSTYPGLLGLDESRRLLVCAIAEAHEALSVAGLPNDAMLRALADFIMNRDH; from the coding sequence ATGAGAGAACGTGCCGAACTCGTAGGAGCACGGCTGATCGAGGAGATTACAAACGATGCCATTCCAGCTACGCTGCAAGAGGCGATGCTGTATTCACTGGCTGCAGGTGGCAAGCGACTGCGCCCCATTCTTTTATTAGCGGTGCTAGAAGCATTCGGCAAACCGCAGGTGTTAGGAATGCCTGCTGCTTGTGCGATCGAAATGATTCATACGTATTCGCTCATTCATGACGATTTGCCGGGGATGGATAATGATGATTTGCGTCGGGGACGTCCGACGAATCATAAAGTGTACGGGGAAGCGACAGCTATTCTTGCAGGAGATGCCCTGCTTACACATGCGTTTGAAACCGTGTGCCGAACAATGGAAGCAGGTGTGCCTGCTGCGCGTGTTGTCCAGATCGTACAGGAATTGTCTGTTTTTGCGGGTGCCCAGGGCATGGTCGGTGGTCAGTGCGCTGATATGGAAGGAGAAAATCGGTCACTGACACTCGAAGAACTTCAGTACATTCATCGTCATAAAACCGGAGATCTCCTCGTGTTCTGTGTGCGGGCGGGTGCTTTGCTTGGGGATGCTTCTGCAGAGCAACTCGATGCTTTAACAACGTATGCGGAGCGAATCGGTCTGGCCTTTCAAATTCAGGATGACATTCTGGATGTGGTTGGAGATGAGGCGAAGATTGGCAAGCCGGTCGGAAGTGATGAAGAACGGCAGAAGTCCACGTATCCGGGCTTGCTCGGTCTTGATGAGTCTCGCCGTCTACTTGTTTGTGCGATTGCAGAAGCTCACGAAGCGCTCTCGGTAGCCGGATTGCCGAATGATGCCATGCTGCGTGCCCTTGCGGATTTCATTATGAATCGGGATCATTAA